Genomic segment of bacterium:
AGGCAGTTGTGGGCGTCCAGATGGACGTGGAGCACGGATATTATTTTGTCGTGCCAGCTGTGCTGGTGCTCGGTAAGCTTGTCCGAGAGATCGCGGGTGTGGTGGTCGTACACCAAAGTAACGGTGCCGACGGTCTCCTCATCGCTTCTGGTCCACTGATCCTCGACGAGGGTGTTGCGGATGAGGTCGCGCACGGCTTCGGAGCGGTTGACGTAGCCCTTTCGCTCAATGAGCTCGTCGAAGCGCTCCAGAAGGCCCGCCTCGATGGAGACGCCGAACCTGACAATCTGCGCCATAAAAATAAACCTCCCTGGACGCGGCTTT
This window contains:
- the nikR gene encoding nickel-responsive transcriptional regulator NikR, translated to MAQIVRFGVSIEAGLLERFDELIERKGYVNRSEAVRDLIRNTLVEDQWTRSDEETVGTVTLVYDHHTRDLSDKLTEHQHSWHDKIISVLHVHLDAHNCLEVLVVRGKSGEVRKLADALIGTKGVKHGKLVTTTTGEHLE